A region from the Melioribacter roseus P3M-2 genome encodes:
- a CDS encoding acyl-CoA thioesterase produces the protein MHTIKRTIRFYDSDPAGVLFFGNLFRYLHAAYEDFLIKNNLKKYFTSEKILLPVIHSEADFHKPLKPFDTVTINVRVSGVKESSYEINYEVYNNREELAAKGRTVHVVVDADFKKIKIPDDLRRLLELHLIQ, from the coding sequence ATGCACACAATTAAACGGACAATACGCTTTTACGATTCGGACCCAGCTGGAGTATTATTCTTCGGGAATTTGTTCAGATATTTGCATGCCGCATACGAGGACTTTTTAATAAAGAACAATTTAAAGAAATATTTTACGAGCGAGAAAATTCTTCTGCCGGTAATTCATTCCGAAGCCGATTTTCATAAACCGTTAAAGCCGTTCGATACGGTAACCATAAACGTAAGAGTATCGGGCGTAAAAGAATCTTCCTACGAAATAAACTATGAAGTATATAATAACAGGGAAGAGCTTGCAGCCAAGGGACGTACGGTTCATGTAGTAGTCGACGCCGATTTTAAGAAGATAAAAATTCCGGACGATCTACGGCGCCTTCTGGAGTTACACTTGATTCAATAA
- a CDS encoding OPT family oligopeptide transporter — protein sequence MNETPNTNGLPSNAYRELKPGEKYIPVMLSDKEYPEVTPYSVITGIIMAIIFTAAAAYLGLKIGQVFEAAIPIAILAVGLSAALRKKGALGQNVIIQSIGATSGTIVAGAIFTIPALYILELEAEFYKIFLASALGGFLGILFLIPFRKYFVSEMHGKFPFPEATATTEVLVAGEKGGKHAIVLVVAGLIGGIYDFVVATFGWWSELFTTKVIPVGQSIADKIKLEFRLSVSSAILGLGYIIGLKYSALITAGSFLSWFVIIPVIAYFGDYITTPVGANISLLIKDMSAEQIFRNYVRHIGIGGIAMAGFIGIIRSSGIIKKAFSLGFQELFGKKVNENSERTQRDLPMKIIFVGLFITTILIFIFFFFGVVNNLFHALIGLLIVLIISFLFTTVAATAIAIVGTNPVSGMTLMTLILSSVVLVSVGLTGPAGMVSALIIGGVVCTALSQAGAFITDLKIGYWLGSSPYKQEKWKFVGTIFSAATVAWIIMVLNETYGFTGENALVAPQANAMAAVIKPLMSNQPAPWLLYLAGALLALILTMIKIPALPFALGMYIPLELNTPLLVGGLIAHFVSTRSKDEQLNNSRRERGTLIASGFIAGGALFGVLSAILRYIGYNWVNHDWQESHAAELLAIIMFSLISVYMIWDSLRARKGE from the coding sequence ATGAACGAGACTCCAAACACAAACGGACTCCCGTCAAACGCCTACAGGGAATTAAAACCCGGCGAAAAATATATTCCGGTTATGCTTTCGGACAAAGAATATCCGGAAGTAACTCCCTACTCGGTCATTACCGGAATAATAATGGCGATTATTTTTACCGCAGCGGCGGCTTATCTGGGATTAAAAATCGGACAGGTTTTCGAAGCGGCAATTCCTATTGCTATACTTGCGGTCGGTCTTTCAGCGGCATTGAGAAAGAAAGGCGCTCTGGGACAGAATGTGATCATTCAATCGATCGGCGCGACATCGGGCACAATTGTAGCCGGGGCAATATTTACTATTCCCGCTCTCTATATACTTGAACTGGAAGCCGAATTTTACAAAATTTTTCTGGCATCAGCCTTGGGCGGTTTTCTCGGTATTCTGTTTCTTATTCCTTTCAGAAAATATTTCGTTTCGGAAATGCACGGTAAATTCCCCTTTCCCGAAGCCACCGCAACGACCGAGGTTCTGGTAGCGGGCGAAAAAGGCGGCAAACACGCCATTGTGCTGGTGGTTGCCGGTTTAATAGGAGGCATTTACGATTTCGTCGTGGCTACTTTCGGCTGGTGGAGCGAACTGTTTACTACCAAAGTAATTCCCGTCGGACAGTCGATTGCAGATAAAATCAAACTCGAATTCAGACTAAGCGTAAGTTCCGCCATCCTCGGACTCGGATACATTATCGGATTGAAATATTCGGCTTTAATTACGGCGGGTTCTTTTCTTTCGTGGTTTGTTATAATTCCGGTAATAGCATACTTCGGCGATTATATCACCACTCCAGTCGGCGCAAATATAAGTTTATTGATTAAGGATATGTCAGCCGAACAAATTTTCAGAAATTATGTGCGCCATATCGGCATCGGCGGTATTGCCATGGCGGGATTTATCGGAATCATTCGCTCATCGGGAATTATTAAAAAAGCTTTCTCTCTCGGATTCCAGGAACTCTTCGGAAAAAAAGTTAACGAGAACAGCGAGCGAACTCAAAGAGATTTACCGATGAAGATTATTTTCGTCGGACTTTTTATTACCACCATTTTAATATTCATTTTCTTCTTTTTCGGAGTTGTAAACAACCTGTTCCATGCGCTTATCGGACTATTAATTGTTTTAATCATATCATTTCTTTTCACAACCGTGGCAGCGACTGCTATTGCAATCGTGGGAACCAATCCCGTTTCGGGTATGACATTAATGACTTTGATACTTTCATCCGTAGTGCTTGTTTCGGTCGGACTTACCGGTCCGGCGGGAATGGTCTCGGCATTAATAATAGGCGGCGTAGTATGCACAGCCCTGTCGCAGGCTGGAGCTTTCATAACTGACCTTAAAATCGGTTACTGGCTCGGCTCGTCGCCGTACAAACAGGAAAAGTGGAAATTCGTAGGCACTATTTTTTCCGCCGCCACGGTAGCATGGATCATAATGGTATTGAACGAAACTTACGGATTCACGGGAGAAAACGCGCTCGTAGCGCCGCAGGCAAACGCTATGGCTGCTGTAATCAAACCGTTGATGTCAAATCAACCTGCGCCGTGGCTGCTTTATCTGGCGGGAGCCCTTCTGGCGCTCATTCTTACAATGATAAAAATTCCCGCTCTTCCTTTTGCGCTCGGCATGTATATTCCGCTTGAATTGAACACTCCGCTTCTCGTGGGAGGTTTAATTGCGCATTTTGTATCGACTCGCAGTAAAGACGAACAACTAAACAACTCCCGTCGCGAAAGAGGAACTCTGATCGCTTCCGGATTTATTGCAGGAGGCGCTCTCTTTGGGGTTCTTAGCGCAATACTCCGATATATCGGATATAACTGGGTTAATCATGATTGGCAGGAATCGCACGCCGCCGAATTGCTCGCAATCATTATGTTTTCTTTAATAAGCGTCTATATGATCTGGGATTCGCTCAGAGCTCGAAAAGGCGAATAA
- a CDS encoding 1,4-dihydroxy-2-naphthoate polyprenyltransferase, which produces MSNSATVSKLDAWILASRPKTLPAAVVPVLVGTSIAVYDGMFNPAAALFALLCSILIQIGTNFANDLYDYLHGADKKERTGPQRAVASGLISVNEMKLAVTLTFGLSFLMGLYLVYLGGWLILVIGIVSILAGIAYTAGPLPLAYNGLGDIAVFLFFGLVGTTGTYYVQAARISPLAFWASVPVGALITNILVVNNYRDREEDRMNGKNTLAVLMGEKFTRYQYVFFMILSYAVLFVVYFTYKNTIAVFLPLLSLPLSIKLIRMIFTLKGKDLNRTLELTAKLSALYGVLFAAGILL; this is translated from the coding sequence ATGAGCAATTCTGCAACCGTATCAAAACTTGACGCGTGGATACTTGCCAGTCGACCGAAGACATTGCCTGCCGCGGTAGTGCCGGTTCTTGTAGGCACTTCAATTGCCGTATACGACGGAATGTTTAATCCAGCGGCGGCGCTTTTCGCGCTTTTATGCTCCATCTTGATTCAAATAGGAACAAACTTTGCAAACGACCTTTACGATTATTTACACGGCGCCGACAAAAAAGAAAGGACAGGACCGCAACGGGCGGTAGCGTCAGGACTAATATCTGTTAACGAAATGAAGCTCGCAGTTACGCTTACATTCGGACTCAGTTTCTTGATGGGTCTTTATCTGGTTTATCTGGGCGGCTGGCTGATATTGGTTATCGGCATTGTTTCGATCTTAGCGGGAATTGCATATACCGCCGGACCTCTCCCATTGGCTTATAACGGTTTGGGAGATATTGCAGTATTTCTGTTTTTCGGACTCGTCGGCACAACCGGTACATACTATGTGCAGGCAGCTCGCATTTCTCCGCTTGCATTCTGGGCTTCCGTACCGGTAGGAGCATTGATAACGAATATACTCGTGGTTAATAATTATCGCGACAGAGAAGAAGACAGAATGAACGGCAAGAATACTCTGGCCGTATTAATGGGCGAAAAATTCACTCGATATCAATACGTCTTTTTTATGATTCTCTCTTATGCGGTTTTGTTTGTCGTTTACTTTACCTATAAAAATACTATCGCGGTGTTTTTACCTCTGTTGAGTTTGCCGCTGTCGATAAAATTAATCCGGATGATTTTCACGTTAAAAGGGAAAGATCTAAACCGCACTCTCGAACTTACCGCAAAACTTTCTGCGCTCTACGGAGTTTTATTTGCGGCGGGCATACTCTTATGA
- the menD gene encoding 2-succinyl-5-enolpyruvyl-6-hydroxy-3-cyclohexene-1-carboxylic-acid synthase, translated as MFVKRLEKLGVRHATISPGSRSTPLTLAFTNSKNKTFQIVDERSAAFFALGMSKKTGYPTAIVVTSGTAVAEIYPAIIEAYYQRVPLIVCTADRPPELRNTGANQTINQDNIFRNHIRLFRDLGLPDVKYSRLLSIIKAADELFEISYNKDRGPVHINFPFAKPFEPDSYTDEIDGSLLDKLYGTKLPVAKPLKYNRTTFDYVVKSLKNLKRGLIILGYNNYDAKFIKAVTRLSKKLGYPIFADAASGYRFGVHKKEIIIENLTSLLHSKKFIEFFQPEIILQFGGTPTSNIILHFYRDSSAKKILINLYGDRFDPSLTAETILKMKPYDFCVKALDILRVKPDDRWLNKIVEFNNAAGEIKESFFKKSKLTFEGLIPDTVFGNLKGEFDVMISNSLPIRDSDFFASKHDNKITLHCNRGASGIDGITSTALGISAVSKSPTLLITGDLAFFHDLNGLHNSMKFGIPLTVILINNNGGGIFESLPISRYKKICMENFITPLNLNFRKFVEAYGGKFLTANSKSKFIQHLKASGSRRRLTVIEIKTNAGESKRMRTILWQRIAKKIDFLIDEAENRQRPY; from the coding sequence TTGTTCGTAAAGAGGCTTGAAAAATTAGGCGTACGGCATGCCACAATTTCGCCGGGTTCACGCAGCACTCCTCTGACGTTAGCATTTACAAATTCAAAAAATAAAACATTTCAGATTGTAGACGAGCGCTCCGCCGCTTTCTTTGCGCTCGGTATGTCTAAAAAAACGGGCTATCCGACCGCTATTGTCGTAACTTCCGGCACGGCGGTGGCTGAAATTTATCCGGCGATAATCGAAGCTTACTATCAGCGCGTTCCATTGATTGTGTGCACAGCCGACCGACCGCCCGAACTCAGAAATACCGGAGCAAATCAAACTATCAATCAGGACAATATTTTTCGAAATCATATTAGATTATTCAGGGACTTGGGACTTCCCGACGTAAAGTACTCAAGATTATTATCTATAATAAAAGCCGCAGACGAGTTGTTTGAAATATCATATAACAAGGACAGAGGTCCAGTTCACATCAATTTCCCGTTTGCCAAACCTTTCGAGCCCGATTCATACACGGACGAAATCGACGGTTCATTATTAGATAAATTATACGGGACGAAGCTTCCCGTTGCAAAACCGTTAAAATACAACAGGACTACATTCGACTACGTTGTCAAAAGCCTGAAAAATCTAAAACGCGGTTTGATAATTCTCGGTTATAACAATTACGACGCAAAATTTATAAAAGCAGTAACACGGTTGTCGAAAAAACTCGGCTATCCGATTTTTGCCGACGCCGCCTCCGGGTATCGTTTCGGAGTCCACAAAAAAGAGATAATAATTGAAAACCTGACTTCCCTGCTTCATTCAAAAAAATTCATAGAGTTCTTTCAACCCGAAATCATCTTACAATTCGGCGGAACTCCTACGTCGAATATTATTCTTCATTTCTACAGGGATTCTTCCGCAAAAAAAATTTTGATCAATCTCTACGGCGACAGGTTCGACCCTTCTTTGACCGCCGAAACAATTCTGAAGATGAAGCCGTACGATTTTTGCGTCAAAGCCCTGGACATTTTGAGAGTCAAACCGGATGATCGCTGGCTCAATAAAATTGTCGAATTCAACAATGCCGCAGGCGAAATAAAAGAATCGTTTTTCAAAAAGAGCAAGTTAACTTTCGAGGGATTAATACCCGACACGGTATTCGGAAATCTCAAAGGCGAATTCGACGTAATGATTTCGAACAGTCTGCCGATTCGGGACAGCGATTTTTTTGCTTCGAAACACGACAACAAGATAACATTGCATTGCAACAGAGGAGCAAGCGGCATTGACGGAATTACTTCGACCGCGCTCGGCATATCCGCTGTTTCGAAATCGCCGACTTTATTAATAACGGGCGACCTGGCATTCTTTCACGACCTAAACGGTCTCCACAACTCAATGAAATTCGGAATTCCTTTGACCGTCATTTTGATCAATAACAACGGAGGGGGAATTTTCGAATCGCTCCCGATTTCGCGCTATAAAAAAATCTGCATGGAAAATTTTATTACGCCTCTTAATTTAAACTTTCGTAAATTTGTCGAAGCATACGGCGGTAAATTTCTTACGGCAAATTCCAAATCGAAGTTTATCCAACATTTGAAAGCCTCGGGCTCACGCCGCCGTCTTACGGTAATCGAAATTAAAACCAATGCCGGCGAATCAAAAAGAATGAGGACGATACTCTGGCAAAGGATAGCGAAAAAAATCGACTTCTTAATTGATGAGGCTGAAAATAGACAACGTCCATATTAA
- a CDS encoding enolase C-terminal domain-like protein, whose translation MKIGIDKYFKYALKFKKKFSNAAVSFNKKEFLIIKFNIDDRYYSFGEVCLSPDADPEDIIKILNSILPNIPEQTHDAAEYLKKIEIDDSLRYGLEQPLLYYLLKERKDFFNIIPDPRNINVNVIIDLEDIDEALKRIEKKVIEGYRVIKIKAGREDFDEDLKLLKRVDSLYGDSIVLRLDVNGKWNYHTAVERLSLLKNFNIEYIEDPADNLDDNLRLAKEQGLPVALDQTLPGFNYALDILENYDIKHIVVKPSIRFGIFNTIDLIDYARGQNKQIVISSAFETTIGKSVLTFISSFAPEYTAHGLDVYDMLEASFYDPLPPKNGKLNSIIPHLLKISKKYLIL comes from the coding sequence ATGAAAATAGGTATCGATAAATACTTTAAATACGCACTCAAATTCAAAAAAAAATTTTCAAACGCCGCCGTTTCTTTCAACAAGAAAGAATTTTTAATAATTAAGTTCAATATCGACGATCGCTATTATTCCTTCGGCGAAGTCTGTTTATCTCCGGACGCCGATCCGGAAGATATTATAAAGATTCTGAACTCAATTCTTCCGAATATTCCCGAGCAGACACACGACGCAGCGGAATACTTAAAAAAAATTGAAATTGACGATTCGCTACGTTACGGATTGGAACAACCGCTCCTTTATTATCTGCTTAAGGAAAGGAAAGATTTTTTTAATATAATTCCGGACCCGCGCAATATTAATGTAAATGTCATCATCGATTTGGAAGACATTGACGAGGCATTAAAAAGGATTGAGAAAAAAGTAATAGAAGGATACCGCGTTATTAAAATTAAAGCGGGAAGAGAAGATTTTGATGAAGATTTGAAACTATTAAAAAGAGTCGATTCTCTCTACGGCGACAGTATTGTTCTTCGCCTCGACGTTAACGGCAAATGGAATTACCATACCGCTGTGGAAAGACTTTCTTTATTAAAAAATTTCAACATCGAATACATCGAAGACCCGGCGGACAATCTCGATGACAACTTGAGATTGGCAAAAGAGCAGGGCTTACCTGTCGCGCTCGACCAAACTTTGCCAGGTTTTAACTACGCCTTGGATATCCTTGAAAATTACGACATAAAACATATCGTTGTAAAGCCTTCTATTCGTTTCGGTATTTTTAATACTATCGATTTAATCGATTATGCCCGCGGGCAAAATAAACAAATCGTTATCTCGTCCGCCTTTGAAACGACAATTGGCAAATCCGTTTTGACATTTATTTCCTCTTTTGCTCCCGAGTATACCGCTCACGGTCTCGATGTGTATGACATGCTCGAAGCTTCGTTCTACGATCCCCTGCCGCCTAAAAACGGAAAATTAAATTCGATTATTCCGCATTTGTTAAAAATTTCGAAAAAGTATTTAATTCTATAG
- the menH gene encoding 2-succinyl-6-hydroxy-2,4-cyclohexadiene-1-carboxylate synthase, with translation MRLKIDNVHINYITGKRKNSSGIPVLFIHGFSGNSSDWEFLMDGLHSSFYPVAIDLIGHGMSDSPDDPNIYTCSALVRHIDVLMKELGYNNFILCGYSMGGRAALSYSLKYPGNVISLILESTTAGLEDYNEKKERVEYDFLLAEKIKSNGLDNFVDYWFGLPLFESLKKLDNFEQIKNKRKQNNAIGLSNSLLGFSTGLMPSHWSKLNSIEFPVLLISGSGDRKYSEISGRMNKMIRTSKHEIVEGAGHNVHLEKPEEFVNLLNSFLSKIIDGKIS, from the coding sequence ATGAGGCTGAAAATAGACAACGTCCATATTAATTATATTACGGGCAAAAGAAAAAACTCGTCGGGAATCCCCGTACTCTTCATACACGGGTTTTCGGGCAACTCGAGCGACTGGGAATTTCTGATGGACGGACTGCATTCTTCATTTTATCCCGTAGCCATCGATCTGATAGGACACGGAATGTCCGATTCTCCCGACGACCCGAACATATATACATGCAGCGCGCTTGTAAGGCATATCGATGTTTTAATGAAAGAACTGGGTTATAATAATTTTATACTCTGCGGCTATTCGATGGGCGGCAGAGCGGCTCTTTCATATTCGTTAAAATATCCCGGCAATGTGATTTCGCTTATTCTGGAAAGTACGACGGCAGGTCTGGAAGACTATAACGAGAAGAAAGAGAGGGTTGAATACGATTTTCTTTTAGCGGAAAAGATCAAAAGCAACGGACTCGATAATTTCGTGGATTACTGGTTCGGTCTGCCCCTCTTTGAAAGTCTGAAAAAACTTGATAACTTCGAACAAATAAAGAACAAAAGAAAGCAAAATAATGCTATCGGTTTATCCAATTCCCTTTTGGGATTTAGTACGGGTTTAATGCCGAGTCACTGGTCTAAACTTAATAGCATCGAATTCCCCGTTCTTCTTATCAGCGGGAGCGGCGACCGGAAATACTCAGAAATATCCGGCAGGATGAATAAAATGATACGAACCTCGAAACACGAAATTGTCGAAGGCGCAGGACACAACGTACATTTAGAAAAGCCGGAAGAATTCGTAAATTTGCTCAATTCATTTTTATCAAAAATTATCGACGGAAAAATATCATGA
- a CDS encoding D-sedoheptulose-7-phosphate isomerase, with protein sequence MFNRNQFLRNSLQESADTKLKIEQKCTEDILKAADMIKEAYRKGRKVLLCGNGGSAADSQHIATELMVRLSHHIERPALPAIALTTDSSNLTAGGNDIGFENIFARNVEGLGSEGDILIAISTSGNSVNVIKAVDMAKKKGMKSIGLLGGSGGKLKSLVDNAIVVPSENVQRIQEGHITIAHIICEIVENELFG encoded by the coding sequence ATGTTCAACAGAAATCAATTTTTACGGAATTCCTTGCAGGAAAGCGCCGATACCAAATTAAAAATTGAACAAAAATGCACCGAAGACATTCTTAAAGCCGCCGACATGATAAAAGAAGCTTATAGAAAAGGCAGGAAAGTATTGTTATGCGGAAACGGAGGCAGCGCCGCCGACAGTCAGCATATTGCAACAGAATTGATGGTACGGCTCAGTCATCATATCGAAAGACCGGCTTTGCCCGCAATTGCTTTGACGACAGATTCTTCGAATTTGACGGCGGGCGGAAACGATATCGGATTCGAAAATATATTTGCGCGTAACGTCGAAGGCCTCGGCAGCGAGGGAGATATTCTTATTGCAATTTCAACGAGCGGCAATTCAGTTAATGTTATTAAAGCCGTAGACATGGCAAAGAAAAAAGGAATGAAATCGATCGGTCTGCTCGGAGGAAGCGGCGGCAAATTAAAATCGCTGGTCGATAACGCGATTGTCGTTCCGTCTGAAAACGTTCAGAGGATTCAGGAAGGACATATTACAATCGCACACATAATCTGCGAAATAGTTGAAAACGAATTATTCGGATAA
- a CDS encoding class I adenylate-forming enzyme family protein — protein sequence MIGNDNHWLLSAVQNSPDSAAVEYDGHYYTYAEIYETVANIARSLKTLDIKEGSKAAVLAKNQLNFFLLVNAIWISGAVVIPINYRLTENESAELLKNIKPDILIYDSNPVGLDKDIPSVEAEFLFQNNPDKEYTAARFDSSRHAVIILTSGSGGKPKGIVHTFDTIYNSVFSFSEFFNPSEQSRWLASLPLYHIGGFMILCRALLLRHQIKLLPDPTFDRIKKILQEETFDFLSLVPTQLKTLLDENFNPVAKTVFLGGAPAEAGLVNRATELGWNIVKVYGSTETCSMVTALEVYKRRDKINSSGKPMPGCQIAVMQNDKFLPAGECGEIYVKSPSNFVGIFHPERIYRSEEYFRTGDIGFFDNEGFLYVEGRRDDIIITGGVNVSSGEVLKALTKLEYISDAYVFAERDEKWGSRISAAVVVKKDYDIAGTKIKNDLKSLLASYKIPKKLYFLSEIPRNEMGKINLEKLSKLLNQV from the coding sequence TTGATCGGCAACGATAATCATTGGCTTTTATCCGCGGTTCAAAATTCGCCGGACTCAGCAGCAGTAGAATACGACGGACATTATTATACCTACGCGGAAATTTACGAAACGGTTGCAAACATCGCCCGGTCGTTGAAGACCCTTGACATAAAAGAAGGTTCGAAAGCGGCGGTGTTGGCAAAAAATCAATTGAATTTTTTTCTGCTTGTAAACGCTATATGGATCTCCGGCGCGGTCGTTATTCCAATAAATTACCGGCTTACCGAAAACGAATCGGCGGAATTATTAAAGAATATCAAACCCGATATACTGATCTACGACAGCAATCCGGTCGGATTAGATAAAGATATTCCTTCTGTCGAAGCGGAGTTTCTGTTTCAAAATAATCCGGATAAAGAATATACGGCGGCGCGCTTCGATTCGTCGCGGCATGCCGTGATTATTTTGACTTCGGGCAGCGGCGGCAAACCGAAAGGGATTGTTCATACTTTCGATACTATTTACAACAGCGTATTCTCATTTTCGGAATTTTTCAATCCTTCAGAACAATCACGCTGGTTAGCTTCCCTTCCATTGTATCACATCGGCGGTTTTATGATACTATGCCGAGCCCTTCTGCTACGGCACCAAATAAAGCTCCTCCCCGATCCTACTTTCGATCGGATAAAAAAAATATTGCAGGAAGAGACTTTCGATTTTTTATCGTTGGTTCCTACTCAACTGAAAACATTGCTCGACGAGAATTTTAATCCGGTTGCAAAAACTGTTTTTCTCGGAGGCGCTCCCGCCGAAGCAGGATTGGTAAACAGAGCGACAGAACTCGGATGGAATATCGTTAAGGTATACGGGTCTACCGAAACGTGCTCAATGGTAACCGCACTCGAAGTGTATAAACGCCGAGACAAAATCAATTCGTCGGGCAAACCGATGCCCGGCTGTCAAATTGCAGTAATGCAAAACGACAAATTTCTGCCGGCAGGAGAGTGCGGCGAAATTTACGTTAAATCCCCATCCAATTTTGTCGGAATTTTTCATCCGGAAAGAATTTATCGTTCAGAAGAATATTTTCGTACTGGCGACATTGGATTTTTCGACAACGAAGGCTTTCTTTACGTCGAAGGACGCCGGGACGATATAATTATAACCGGAGGAGTTAACGTCAGCTCCGGAGAAGTATTAAAAGCATTGACAAAACTCGAATATATTTCCGACGCTTATGTATTTGCAGAACGCGATGAAAAATGGGGCAGCCGGATTTCAGCCGCAGTGGTCGTCAAGAAAGATTATGATATCGCCGGAACAAAAATTAAAAACGACTTAAAATCTCTTCTCGCGTCATATAAAATTCCCAAGAAACTTTACTTCCTTTCCGAAATCCCCAGAAACGAAATGGGAAAAATAAATTTGGAAAAGTTATCGAAATTATTGAATCAAGTGTAA
- a CDS encoding toxin-antitoxin system YwqK family antitoxin yields MKYKLIKITFFFFIPVILYAQSKPELRKEFYENGRIKAEGYYVDGKKEGVYREYYESGQLWKEWNFKNGLEEGISVWYFEDGTKSMEWNYVNGKLEGVSRWYYETGELWAEPNYVNDKLEGFSKTYYKSGAVQGIWSYKNGKLNGVSKIFYENGQLEVERNYVDDKLEGVSRVYYDFGVVALEANYKNDRLDGNSYFYYPDGSIKVIDTYDSGQIVKRERYDVGGKFDKVEESFSEYYDNGALRAILNFKEGNLDGKILRYYDSGFIKEEIDYNSGQPEGEARFYYDDGILKEVVNFIFGMKNGIAILFDEDGVKTAEINYVNGIREGEAKTFYSTGELKSVMFYKNDKLSGDVKTFYKNGNIKAEEHFKDGLRQGISKYYHPDGTLADFITYKDNLINGKVFTYDPEGNLIGELSFKEGELIE; encoded by the coding sequence ATGAAGTACAAATTAATAAAAATAACATTCTTCTTCTTTATTCCGGTAATATTATACGCACAATCTAAACCGGAACTCAGAAAAGAATTCTACGAAAACGGACGGATCAAAGCCGAAGGTTATTACGTCGACGGGAAAAAAGAAGGCGTCTACCGTGAATATTATGAGAGCGGTCAGCTCTGGAAAGAATGGAATTTCAAAAACGGTCTCGAAGAAGGAATTTCCGTCTGGTATTTCGAAGACGGTACGAAGAGCATGGAATGGAATTACGTCAACGGCAAACTGGAAGGCGTTTCGCGATGGTATTACGAAACAGGCGAATTGTGGGCGGAGCCAAATTATGTAAACGATAAATTGGAAGGATTCAGTAAAACTTATTACAAAAGCGGCGCGGTTCAGGGAATCTGGAGCTACAAAAACGGTAAGCTGAACGGCGTATCAAAAATATTTTACGAAAACGGGCAACTCGAAGTAGAAAGAAATTATGTGGACGACAAACTGGAAGGAGTCAGCCGCGTTTATTACGACTTCGGAGTAGTGGCGCTCGAAGCTAACTATAAAAACGACCGGCTCGACGGCAATTCGTATTTTTATTATCCAGACGGCTCTATTAAAGTAATCGACACTTATGACAGCGGACAGATTGTAAAACGGGAAAGATACGACGTAGGCGGCAAGTTCGACAAAGTCGAAGAAAGTTTTTCGGAATATTACGACAACGGAGCTTTGAGAGCTATTCTCAATTTCAAAGAAGGCAACCTCGACGGTAAAATTCTACGCTATTACGATTCAGGATTCATCAAAGAAGAAATCGACTATAACTCCGGCCAGCCGGAAGGCGAAGCGCGGTTTTATTACGACGACGGTATTCTGAAAGAAGTAGTTAATTTCATCTTCGGCATGAAAAACGGCATTGCAATCTTATTCGATGAAGACGGCGTTAAAACAGCCGAGATTAATTATGTTAACGGAATTCGCGAAGGCGAAGCTAAAACATTTTATTCCACCGGGGAATTAAAAAGCGTTATGTTTTATAAAAACGACAAACTCTCCGGCGACGTAAAAACTTTCTACAAAAACGGAAATATAAAAGCCGAGGAACATTTCAAGGACGGATTGCGGCAGGGCATTTCCAAATATTATCACCCGGACGGTACGCTTGCAGACTTCATTACCTATAAAGACAACCTGATTAACGGCAAAGTTTTCACTTACGATCCCGAAGGCAATCTTATTGGCGAACTGTCTTTTAAAGAAGGCGAGCTAATCGAATAA